A section of the Pan paniscus chromosome 11, NHGRI_mPanPan1-v2.0_pri, whole genome shotgun sequence genome encodes:
- the UAP1L1 gene encoding UDP-N-acetylhexosamine pyrophosphorylase-like protein 1 isoform X2, which yields MASEQDVRARLQRAGQEHLLRFWAELAPEPRAALLAELALLEPEALREHCRRAAEACARPHGPPPDLAARLRPLPPERVGRASRSDPETRRRWEEEGFRQISLNKVAVLLLAGGQGTRLGVTYPKGMYRVGLPSRKTLYQLQAERIRRVEQLAGERHGTRCTVPWYVMTSEFTLGPTAEFFREHNFFHLDPANVVMFEQRLLPAVTFDGKVILERKDKVAMAPDGNGGLYCALEDQKILEDMERRGVEFVHVYCVDNILVRLADPVFIGFCVLQGADCGAKVVEKAYPEEPVGVVCQVDGVPQVVEYSEISPETAQLRASDGSLLYNAGNICNHFFTRGFLKAVTREFEPLLKPHVAVKKVPYVDEEGNLVKPLKPNGIKMEKFVFDVFRFAKNFAALEVLREEEFSPLKNAEPADRDSPRTARQALLTQHYRWALRAGARFLDAHGAWLPELPSLPPNGDPPAICEISPLVSYSGEGLEVYLQGREFQSPLILDEDQARELQLQES from the exons ATGGCTTCGGAGCAGGACGTGCGCGCCCGGCTGCAGCGCGCTGGCCAGGAGCACCTCCTGCGCTTCTGGGCCGAGCTGGCGCCGGAGCCACGAGCCGCGCTGCTGGCGGAGCTGGCGCTGCTGGAGCCCGAGGCGCTGCGCGAGCACTGCCGGCGGGCGGCGGAGGCCTGCGCGCGCCCCCACGGCCCGCCGCCCGACTTGGCCGCGCGCCTGCGGCCCCTGCCCCCAGAGCGCGTGGGCAGGGCCAGCCGCAGCGACCCCGAGACACGGCGGCGCTGGGAGGAGGAAG GTTTCCGTCAGATTTCTCTGAACAAGGTGGCCGtcctgctgctggctggggggCAGGGCACTCGCCTGGGCGTGACCTACCCCAAGGGTATGTACCGTGTGGGGCTGCCCAGCCGGAAGACCCTGTACCAGCTGCAGGCGGAGCGGATTCGGCGGGTGGAGCAGCTGGCCGGTGAGCGCCACGGGACCCGCTGCACCGTCCCCTG GTATGTCATGACCAGCGAGTTCACTCTGGGGCCCACGGCCGAGTTCTTCAGGGAGCACAACTTCTTCCACCTGGACCCCGCCAACGTGGTCATGTTTGAGCAGCGCCTGCTGCCTGCTGTGACCTTTGATGGCAAAGTTATCCTGGAGCGGAAAGACAAAGTTGCCATGGCCCCAG ACGGCAACGGGGGCCTCTACTGCGCGCTGGAGGACCAGAAGATCCTGGAGGACATGGAGCGCCGGGGAGTGGAGTTTGTGCACGTGTACTGTGTGGACAACATCCTGGTGCGGCTGGCGGACCCTGTCTTCATCGGCTTCTGTGTGTTGCAGGGCGCAGACTGTGGCGCCAAG GTGGTGGAAAAGGCATACCCCGAGGAGCCCGTGGGCGTGGTGTGCCAGGTGGACGGTGTCCCCCAGGTGGTGGAGTACAGCGAGATCAGTCCTGAGACCGCACAGCTACGTGCCTCCGACGGGAGCCTGCTGTACAATGCAGGCAACATCTGCAACCACTTCTTCACCCGAGGCTTCCTTAAGGCGGTCACCAG GGAGTTTGAGCCTTTGCTGAAGCCACACGTGGCTGTGAAGAAGGTCCCGTATGTGGATGAGGAGGGGAATCTGGTAAAGCCGCTAAAACCGAACGGGATAAAGATGGAGAAGTTTGTGTTTGATGTGTTCCGGTTTGCTAA GAACTTTGCTGCCTTGGAAGTGCTGCGGGAGGAGGAATTTTCCCCACTGAAGAACGCAGAGCCGGCTGACAGGGACAGTCCCCGCACCGCTCGCCAGGCCCTGCTCACCCAGCACTACCGGTGGGCTCTGCGGGCCGGGGCCCGCTTCCTGGATGCCCATGGGGCCTGGCTCCCAGAGCTGCCCAG CTTGCCCCCAAATGGAGACCCTCCGGCCATCTGTGAGATATCGCCCTTGGTGTCTTACTCTGGAGAG GGTTTAGAAGTGTACCTGCAAGGCCGGGAGTTCCAGTCCCCGCTCATCCTGGATGAAGACCAGGCCAGGGAGCTGCAGCTGCAGGAGTCCTGA
- the UAP1L1 gene encoding UDP-N-acetylhexosamine pyrophosphorylase-like protein 1 isoform X1, which produces MASEQDVRARLQRAGQEHLLRFWAELAPEPRAALLAELALLEPEALREHCRRAAEACARPHGPPPDLAARLRPLPPERVGRASRSDPETRRRWEEEGFRQISLNKVAVLLLAGGQGTRLGVTYPKGMYRVGLPSRKTLYQLQAERIRRVEQLAGERHGTRCTVPWYVMTSEFTLGPTAEFFREHNFFHLDPANVVMFEQRLLPAVTFDGKVILERKDKVAMAPDGNGGLYCALEDQKILEDMERRGVEFVHVYCVDNILVRLADPVFIGFCVLQGADCGAKVVEKAYPEEPVGVVCQVDGVPQVVEYSEISPETAQLRASDGSLLYNAGNICNHFFTRGFLKAVTREFEPLLKPHVAVKKVPYVDEEGNLVKPLKPNGIKMEKFVFDVFRFAKNFAALEVLREEEFSPLKNAEPADRDSPRTARQALLTQHYRWALRAGARFLDAHGAWLPELPSLPPNGDPPAICEISPLVSYSGEVRAAHPYLGLFWSQVWNNIWGEVAARVETAQLYLG; this is translated from the exons ATGGCTTCGGAGCAGGACGTGCGCGCCCGGCTGCAGCGCGCTGGCCAGGAGCACCTCCTGCGCTTCTGGGCCGAGCTGGCGCCGGAGCCACGAGCCGCGCTGCTGGCGGAGCTGGCGCTGCTGGAGCCCGAGGCGCTGCGCGAGCACTGCCGGCGGGCGGCGGAGGCCTGCGCGCGCCCCCACGGCCCGCCGCCCGACTTGGCCGCGCGCCTGCGGCCCCTGCCCCCAGAGCGCGTGGGCAGGGCCAGCCGCAGCGACCCCGAGACACGGCGGCGCTGGGAGGAGGAAG GTTTCCGTCAGATTTCTCTGAACAAGGTGGCCGtcctgctgctggctggggggCAGGGCACTCGCCTGGGCGTGACCTACCCCAAGGGTATGTACCGTGTGGGGCTGCCCAGCCGGAAGACCCTGTACCAGCTGCAGGCGGAGCGGATTCGGCGGGTGGAGCAGCTGGCCGGTGAGCGCCACGGGACCCGCTGCACCGTCCCCTG GTATGTCATGACCAGCGAGTTCACTCTGGGGCCCACGGCCGAGTTCTTCAGGGAGCACAACTTCTTCCACCTGGACCCCGCCAACGTGGTCATGTTTGAGCAGCGCCTGCTGCCTGCTGTGACCTTTGATGGCAAAGTTATCCTGGAGCGGAAAGACAAAGTTGCCATGGCCCCAG ACGGCAACGGGGGCCTCTACTGCGCGCTGGAGGACCAGAAGATCCTGGAGGACATGGAGCGCCGGGGAGTGGAGTTTGTGCACGTGTACTGTGTGGACAACATCCTGGTGCGGCTGGCGGACCCTGTCTTCATCGGCTTCTGTGTGTTGCAGGGCGCAGACTGTGGCGCCAAG GTGGTGGAAAAGGCATACCCCGAGGAGCCCGTGGGCGTGGTGTGCCAGGTGGACGGTGTCCCCCAGGTGGTGGAGTACAGCGAGATCAGTCCTGAGACCGCACAGCTACGTGCCTCCGACGGGAGCCTGCTGTACAATGCAGGCAACATCTGCAACCACTTCTTCACCCGAGGCTTCCTTAAGGCGGTCACCAG GGAGTTTGAGCCTTTGCTGAAGCCACACGTGGCTGTGAAGAAGGTCCCGTATGTGGATGAGGAGGGGAATCTGGTAAAGCCGCTAAAACCGAACGGGATAAAGATGGAGAAGTTTGTGTTTGATGTGTTCCGGTTTGCTAA GAACTTTGCTGCCTTGGAAGTGCTGCGGGAGGAGGAATTTTCCCCACTGAAGAACGCAGAGCCGGCTGACAGGGACAGTCCCCGCACCGCTCGCCAGGCCCTGCTCACCCAGCACTACCGGTGGGCTCTGCGGGCCGGGGCCCGCTTCCTGGATGCCCATGGGGCCTGGCTCCCAGAGCTGCCCAG CTTGCCCCCAAATGGAGACCCTCCGGCCATCTGTGAGATATCGCCCTTGGTGTCTTACTCTGGAGAGGTGAGAGCTGCCCATCCCTATCTGGGGCTTTTCTGGAGTCAGGTTTGGAATAACATCTGGGGAGAGGTGGCTGCTCGGGTGGAGACGGCACAGCTCTACCTCGGTTAA